Proteins encoded within one genomic window of Brassica rapa cultivar Chiifu-401-42 chromosome A09, CAAS_Brap_v3.01, whole genome shotgun sequence:
- the LOC103840366 gene encoding uncharacterized protein LOC103840366 has product MLNSDLHGKGSWMWRKLLKLRPLAYQFIRFEINDGQKAFFWFDDWLQMGRLIDITGAVGTCYLGVARNARVIDAVAQSRWNIRGQRSRHFHDLYESIQNIQVPQEDQGRDKVLWKHAEDTYKAQFSSVRTWDQIRVRKATVPWSKCVWFTQGVPRYSFIVWLAVKNRLSTGDRMRAWGIQQGCVMCGEWDETRDHVFFACPYTYSVWDRLAGSLCGRRINPDWSLTLQFVTNNNLQLMDKILLKMVFQTCVYYMWKERNERRHQRGFRTVDQAIRIVDKAIRNRISSLRYGPVHRFAGLLQRWFEVFDRP; this is encoded by the coding sequence ATGCTTAATTCGGACTTACATGGAAAGGGTTCTTGGATGTGGAGGAAATTATTAAAGCTGAGGCCTCTAGCTTATCAGTTTATTAGGTTTGAGATCAATGATGGACAAAAGGCTTTTTTCTGGTTTGATGATTGGCTGCAGATGGGCAGGCTTATTGACATTACTGGCGCTGTAGGTACTTGTTACCTTGGAGTAGCCCGGAATGCTCGAGTTATTGATGCAGTTGCTCAATCTCGCTGGAACATTCGAGGCCAGCGTAGTCGTCACTTTCATGATTTATATGAGAGTATCCAGAATATTCAGGTGCCGCAGGAAGATCAAGGGAGGGATAAGGTTCTTTGGAAACATGCAGAGGACACTTATAAAGCGCAGTTCTCTTCGGTTCGAACATGGGATCAGATACGTGTGAGAAAGGCCACTGTACCTTGGAGTAAATGTGTCTGGTTCACTCAAGGAGTCCCTAGATACTCCTTCATTGTCTGGCTGGCTGTTAAGAACAGACTTTCTACAGGAGATCGTATGCGGGCGTGGGGCATTCAGCAAGGGTGTGTGATGTGTGGTGAGTGGGATGAGACAAGGGATCACGTCTTCTTTGCTTGCCCTTACACATACTCTGTTTGGGATAGACTAGCAGGTAGTTTGTGTGGCAGAAGGATCAATCCGGACTGGTCGCTCACTCTGCAGTTTGTTACTAACAATAATCTTCAGCTTATGGATAAGATCCTACTGAAAATGGTGTTCCAGACTTGTGTTTACTATATGTGGAAGGAGAGGAATGAACGCAGACACCAGAGAGGCTTTCGTACGGTGGACCAAGCTATCCGGATCGTTGATAAAGCCATACGGAACAGGATCAGCTCTCTTCGTTATGGGCCGGTTCATCGGTTTGCTGGATTGCTTCAACGTTGGTTTGAAGTATTTGACAGGCCATAg
- the LOC103840307 gene encoding epsin-1: MHLKRTKKKINMKFAKSQKRMITIILLCLLVTSSSETAPQTQLAAPLEPTGEVTNSPTKPLGFPAENQNQPILGQPSSASSVNQPLTGINQPLTGFNQPSSTGLNQPILGQPSSSSLNQPLTGFNQPSSTGFNQPISSSSSNSALNQPFGNRINQNSLSGSNVPFLNGSSKLEVSITKFVFIWIALLLALHGTDRN; this comes from the coding sequence AAAGAGGATGATCACAATCATTCTTCTCTGCCTTTTGGTTACATCATCTTCAGAGACTGCTCCACAAACCCAATTGGCCGCACCACTAGAACCAACAGGAGAAGTCACCAATTCACCAACAAAGCCACTAGGTTTTCCAGCTGAGAACCAGAACCAACCAATTCTTGGTCAACCATCTTCTGCTTCTTCTGTAAACCAGCCTTTAACCGGAATAAATCAGCCATTAACCGGATTTAATCAGCCATCATCAACTGGACTCAACCAACCGATTCTTGGTcaaccatcttcttcttccttaaaCCAGCCTTTAACCGGGTTTAATCAGCCATCATCAACTGGATTTAACCAACCaatttcttcttcatcttctaatTCTGCTCTCAACCAGCCATTTGGGAATCGAATCAACCAAAACAGTCTCTCCGGAAGCAACGTTCCATTTCTTAATGGAAGCTCGAAGCTGGAAGTTTCCATTACAAAGTTTGTCTTCATCTGGATTGCTCTTCTCCTTGCTTTGCACGGTACAGACAGGAACTGA
- the LOC103840309 gene encoding berberine bridge enzyme-like 12 yields the protein MNKTYLIFLLFFAASYSSPGAAADPANVYEDFVRCFRNKTNISDKDLTDVVLSRTSDSFTPVLRAYIRNARFNTSSTPKPSVIVLPRVDSHVQAAVICTKTLNLQLKIRSGGHDYDGLSYVSAVTFIVLDLSNFRNITVDMKDDGGSAWVQTGATLGELFFRIWEKSEVHAFPAGICPTVGVGGHVSGGGYGHMIRKFGLTIDYVVDATIVDVNGRVLDRKSMGEDLFWALRGGGAGSFGVVLAFKVKLVEVPKTVTVFRIDRTTDQNALDMVYKWQFVAPRTDPGLFIRVLLASPTKNKTQTVNAKVRALYLGNASDVVSMMAKEFPELGLKMDDCKEMTWIQSLLWWMNYKDVEKVKPEVLLEREPDKAKFVKRKSDYVEKEITKPELNRLIQQLATLDRTGLVLNPYGGNLNATATNETAFPHRHKLYKIQHSSTWSDARPEADRLYVGSLRTTYRIMTPFVSKNPRSAYLNYRDVDIGVNDHGKDSYRKGENYGRKYFGENFDRLVRVKTAVDPDNFFRNEQSIPTLPRKRR from the coding sequence ATGAATAAAACGTATcttatctttcttctcttctttgctGCATCGTATTCATCACCGGGCGCTGCAGCAGATCCCGCGAATGTCTACGAAGACTTTGTCCGATGTTTCAGGAACAAGACAAACATCTCCGACAAGGATCTAACCGACGTCGTTTTATCCCGTACTAGCGATTCCTTCACCCCTGTCCTACGCGCATACATCCGAAATGCTCGTTTCAACACATCATCAACGCCGAAACCGTCGGTCATCGTGCTGCCACGTGTTGACTCCCACGTCCAAGCCGCCGTGATCTGCACTAAAACGCTGAATCTCCAGCTCAAGATCCGGAGCGGCGGTCACGACTACGACGGTCTCTCTTACGTCTCCGCCGTAACGTTCATCGTCCTCGATCTCTCTAACTTCCGAAACATCACCGTCGATATGAAAGACGACGGAGGATCCGCTTGGGTGCAAACCGGCGCTACGCTAGGAGAGCTTTTCTTCCGGATCTGGGAGAAGAGCGAGGTGCACGCTTTCCCTGCCGGAATCTGTCCTACCGTCGGCGTCGGAGGACACGTCAGCGGCGGCGGATACGGGCACATGATTCGAAAGTTCGGGCTCACAATAGATTACGTCGTGGACGCTACGATCGTCGACGTTAACGGTCGCGTTCTTGATCGGAAATCGATGGGGGAGGATCTCTTCTGGGCGTTACGAGGCGGAGGAGCCGGAAGCTTCGGTGTCGTTTTGGCTTTTAAGGTGAAGCTCGTGGAGGTTCCCAAAACCGTAACCGTTTTCAGGATAGATAGAACGACGGACCAAAATGCCCTCGACATGGTCTATAAATGGCAGTTCGTGGCTCCAAGAACCGACCCGGGTCTGTTCATAAGAGTCTTGTTAGCCTCCCCGACCAAGAACAAGACGCAGACGGTGAACGCTAAGGTGAGAGCTTTGTATTTGGGAAACGCCAGCGACGTCGTTTCGATGATGGCGAAGGAGTTCCCCGAGTTGGGTCTGAAGATGGATGATTGCAAGGAGATGACGTGGATCCAGTCGCTCTTGTGGTGGATGAACTACAAAGACGTGGAGAAAGTCAAACCGGAAGTTTTGCTCGAAAGAGAACCGGACAAGGCTAAATTTGTCAAGAGGAAATCGGATTACGTGGAGAAGGAGATAACCAAACCCGAACTAAACCGGTTGATTCAGCAATTGGCGACGTTAGACAGAACCGGTTTGGTTTTGAATCCATACGGAGGGAATCTAAACGCGACCGCAACCAACGAAACGGCTTTTCCGCATAGGCACAAACTATACAAAATCCAACATTCGTCGACATGGTCAGATGCTAGACCAGAAGCGGACAGGCTTTACGTTGGTAGTTTAAGAACGACCTATAGAATCATGACCCCGTTCGTGTCGAAAAACCCTAGGAGCGCGTATTTAAATTATAGGGATGTCGATATTGGGGTTAATGACCATGGAAAGGATAGTTATCGAAAGGGAGAAAACTATGGGAGGAAGTATTTTGGGGAGAATTTTGATCGGTTGGTTCGGGTGAAAACCGCTGTAGATCCGGATAATTTCTTTAGGAATGAGCAGAGTATACCAACCTTACCTCGTAAGAGAAGGTAG
- the LOC103840313 gene encoding berberine bridge enzyme-like 8: MKRSRTTLLALILFIVTIWESNSSLANSETFTQCLTSNSDPKHPISSAVIFSGNSSYSSVLEAYIRNLRFNTSTTPKPLLIIAATHESHVQAAITCGRRHNLQMKIRSGGHDYDGLSYVTYSGKPFFVLDMFNLRSVDVDLASKTAWVQSGAILGEVYYYIWEKSKTLAYPAGICPTVGVGGHISGGGYGNIMRKYGLTVDNTIDARMVDVNGNILDRKMMGEDLYWAINGGGGGSFGVVLAYKINLVEVPENVTVFRVSRTLEQNATEIVHQWQQVASVLPDELFIRVVIDVVNGTVSSKKTVRASFVGMFLGDASTLLSILNRRLPELGLVRSDCTETSWIQSVLFWTNIRVGTPETVLLQRNQTVNYLKRKSDYVREPISRTGLESIWKKMIELEIPTMAFNPYGGMMGRVPSTATPFPYRAGNLWKIQYGANWREDRLTNRYMELTRELYRFMTPFVSKNPRQSYFNYRDVDLGINSHDGVVRSYVEGERYGKKYFNGNFERLVKIKTRVDSGNFFRNEQSIPVKP; encoded by the exons ATGAAACGTTCAAGAACAACGTTGCtagctttgatcttattcattgtCACCATATGGGAATCAAACTCATCATTAGCAAATTCCGAGACTTTCACACAATGCCTAACGTCGAACTCCGACCCCAAACATCCCATCTCCTCTGCCGTGATCTTCTCCGGAAACAGCTCCTACTCCTCAGTACTAGAAGCCTACATCCGCAACCTCCGGTTCAACACCTCCACAACTCCCAAACCTCTGCTTATAATCGCCGCAACACACGAATCACACGTTCAAGCCGCAATTACTTGTGGCCGACGTCACAACCTTCAGATGAAAATCAGAAGCGGCGGCCACGACTACGACGGCTTGTCATACGTTACGTACTCTGGGAAGCCGTTCTTTGTCCTCGACATGTTTAATCTCAGGTCGGTTGATGTTGACCTAGCGAGTAAAACCGCGTGGGTCCAAAGCGGTGCCATTCTCGGAGAAGTTTATTACTATATATGGGAGAAAAGCAAAACCCTAGCTTATCCGGCAGGGATTTGTCCGACGGTTGGTGTTGGTGGCCATATTAGCGGCGGAGGGTACGGAAACATAATGAGAAAGTACGGTCTCACCGTCGATAATACTATCGATGCAAGAATGGTCGATGTCAATG gaaatattttggatagaaaAATGATGGGAGAGGATCTCTACTGGGCAATcaacggaggaggaggaggaagcttCGGCGTCGTTTTGGCCTACAAAATAAACCTCGTCGAAGTCCCTGAAAACGTCACCGTTTTTAGAGTCTCCCGGACGTTGGAACAAAACGCGACGGAGATCGTTCACCAGTGGCAACAAGTCGCTTCAGTGCTTCCcgacgagctcttcataagAGTCGTCATTGACGTAGTAAACGGTACCGTTTCTTCTAAAAAGACCGTTAGGGCATCTTTCGTAGGTATGTTCCTCGGAGACGCATCAACGCTTCTGTCTATATTAAACCGGAGATTACCAGAACTGGGTCTGGTCCGATCAGACTGTACCGAGACGAGCTGGATCCAGTCAGTGCTTTTCTGGACGAATATCCGTGTTGGTACGCCGGAGACAGTTCTCCTCCAGAGGAACCAAACCGTTAATTATCTCAAGAGGAAGTCCGATTACGTCCGCGAGCCGATTTCAAGAACCGGTTTAGAATCTATATGGAAGAAGATGATCGAGCTTGAAATCCCAACGATGGCTTTCAATCCATACGGCGGCATGATGGGGAGGGTTCCGTCCACGGCTACTCCGTTCCCATACAGAGCAGGGAACCTCTGGAAGATTCAGTACGGTGCGAACTGGAGAGAAGATAGGTTGACGAACCGGTATATGGAGCTGACTAGGGAGCTGTACCGGTTCATGACTCCTTTTGTTTCCAAGAATCCGAGACAGTCGTATTTTAACTATCGGGATGTTGACTTGGGGATTAATTCTCACGACGGAGTTGTCCGGAGCTACGTGGAAGGTGAACGTTACGGGAAGAAATATTTCAACGGAAATTTCGAGAGGTTGGTGAAGATTAAGACGAGAGTTGATAGTGGGAACTTCTTCAGGAACGAACAGAGTATTCCTGTGAAACCAtag
- the LOC103840312 gene encoding berberine bridge enzyme-like 9, giving the protein MKSPTIQTLIISVFLFTIQTSLASPPTLGSVFTQCIIGLKPSNPCSPIQNFTYTPQNPKFLIILNNYVRNLRYFNNTTRKPIAIVAAADVTHIQATITCAKKLSLQLRIRSGGHDYDGLSYLSTVDFVVLDMFNLRSIEFGRKLDTAWVQSGATLGEIYYGVANKSNDLRGFPAGICPGLGAGGHFSGGGYGNMMRRYGLSIDNIIDAKIVDAKGRVLDRTSMGEDLFWALRGGGAASFCVVLAWKIKLVPVPEKVTVFNVEAVGKRGGVNTKELVVKWQEIADKIDNSLFIRLTLSTSNKTVKASFMGMFLGDSSRLLEIMTKEFPELGLNKTECIEMKWIESVLFWLSIPPGTAPTSVMLNRIPQKQIYLKRKSDYVQKPISRTGLDAIFKVLLENENVTMAWNPYGGRMSEIPSTETAFPHRAGNKFKIQYAANWFVPGEEVAKECMSQTERVFEAMTPYVSKNPREAFLNYRDVDIGTSLNSTYEEGKVYGVKYFKNNFERLVSVKSRVDPDNFFRYEQSIPVPSSH; this is encoded by the coding sequence ATGAAATCTCCAACAATCCAAACCCTAATCATCTCTGTTTTTCTCTTTACAATCCAAACATCATTGGCATCACCACCAACACTTGGAAGCGTTTTCACCCAATGCATCATCGGTTTGAAACCCTCAAATCCATGTTCCCCGATTCAAAACTTCACATACACTCCACAAAACCCTAAGTTCCTCATAATCCTCAATAACTACGTCCGTAACCTCCGTTACTTCAACAACACGACACGTAAGCCTATCGCTATTGTAGCTGCAGCCGATGTTACTCACATTCAGGCTACGATCACCTGCGCTAAGAAACTCAGCCTCCAGCTCAGGATCCGCAGTGGAGGCCACGACTATGATGGATTGTCGTATCTATCAACAGTAGATTTCGTTGTCCTAGACATGTTCAACCTCCGGTCTATCGAGTTTGGTCGTAAACTTGACACCGCGTGGGTCCAATCCGGTGCTACGCTTGGAGAGATCTACTACGGAGTCGCCAATAAAAGCAACGATCTACGTGGATTTCCTGCCGGAATCTGCCCCGGTTTAGGCGCTGGTGGACATTTTAGCGGTGGTGGTTATGGAAACATGATGAGAAGATACGGTTTATCGATTGATAACATTATAGACGCTAAGATCGTTGATGCTAAGGGAAGAGTCTTGGACCGGACCTCAATGGGAGAAGATCTTTTCTGGGCCTTACGTGGAGGTGGAGCTGCTAGTTTCTGTGTTGTCTTAGCCTGGAAGATCAAGCTTGTTCCGGTGCCAGAGAAGGTCACAGTCTTTAACGTAGAAGCTGTCGGAAAGAGAGGTGGCGTGAACACCAAGGAACTTGTAGTGAAATGGCAAGAGATCGCAGACAAGATTGACAATAGTTTGTTCATACGATTAACTTTAAGCACAAGCAACAAAACTGTGAAGGCTTCTTTCATGGGAATGTTCCTCGGAGATTCGTCAAGGCTTCTAGAGATCATGACCAAGGAGTTCCCGGAGCTTGGTCTGAACAAAACAGAATGCATAGAAATGAAATGGATCGAATCGGTTCTGTTCTGGCTCAGTATCCCACCCGGTACAGCACCAACATCGGTTATGCTAAACCGGATCCCGCAAAAGCAAATCTACCTCAAGAGAAAGTCTGATTACGTCCAAAAACCGATATCAAGAACCGGTTTAGATGCGATATTCAAGGTCCTGTTAGAGAACGAGAACGTGACAATGGCTTGGAACCCGTACGGAGGGAGGATGAGCGAGATTCCATCGACCGAGACAGCGTTTCCGCATCGAGCAGGCAACAAGTTCAAGATCCAGTACGCGGCAAACTGGTTTGTGCCAGGGGAAGAAGTGGCTAAAGAATGCATGAGCCAGACGGAGAGAGTTTTCGAAGCAATGACCCCTTACGTGTCAAAGAACCCAAGAGAGGCGTTTTTGAACTATAGAGACGTAGACATTGGCACGAGCTTGAATTCGACGTACGAGGAAGGGAAAGTGTATGGGGTGAAGTATTTTAAGAACAACTTCGAGAGATTGGTTAGTGTTAAGAGCAGAGTTGATCCAGACAACTTTTTCCGTTACGAACAGAGCATTCCTGTGCCCTCAAGCCACTAG
- the LOC103840308 gene encoding serine carboxypeptidase-like 14, translated as MDAWVLKFLLPQLLIVLIIQLADASSVIKYLPGFEGPLPFELETGYIGVGEAEEDQMFYYFIKSERNPEEDPLLVWLSGGPGCSSLTGLFYENGPLAFNVEPYNGSIPSLVSTTYSWTKVANIIYLDQPVGTGFSYTRNPFSDRTSDTRAAKRVNEFLRQWLDNHPEYFSNPFYVTGNSYSGKVVPAIVQEISNGNYICCKPQINLQGYVIGNPITNFDFDNNTRVPFAHGMALISDELFESMKRSCGGDYFHVDPLNTECLKLVNDYKKSVSRVHEANVLQSNCDKTSPDCYMYRYSLSEYWANSDSVRTALTVAKGTKGKWEQCNWSLNCKQDIQSSIPYHMNNSIKGYRSLILSGDHDMTIPFIGTQEWIRSLNFSIIEKWRPWMIQDKVAGYTQTYANKMTYATVKGGGHTPEYKPVESFILFERWISGQTL; from the exons ATGGATGCTTGGGTACTCAAGTTTCTGCTGCCACAACTTCTGATTGTGTTGATTATTCAGCTTGCTGATGCAAGCTCTGTCATCAAATATCTTCCTGGCTTTGAGGGCCCTCTGCCTTTTGAGCTTGAAACCGG TTACATTGGTGTCGGTGAGGCAGAGGAAGATCAAATGTTCTATTACTTCATCAAATCTGAGAGGAACCCTGAAGAAGACCCTCTTCTTGTCTGGTTAAGTGGAGGACCTGGCTGCTCTTCTCTCACTGGCCTTTTTTATGAGAATG GGCCTCTGGCTTTCAATGTTGAGCCCTACAATGGAAGTATCCCTTCTTTGGTCTCTACTACATATTCATGGACTAAG GttgcaaatataatatatttggacCAGCCTGTTGGGACTGGCTTCTCCTACACAAGAAACCCATTTTCTGATAGAACAAGTGACACAAGAGCAGCTAAGCGGGTCAATGAGTTTCTTCGTCAG TGGCTAGACAACCATCCTGAATATTTCTCCAATCCTTTTTATGTAACCGGAAACTCTTATTCCGGTAAGGTGGTTCCAGCCATCGTTCAAGAAATCTCAAATG GAAATTATATATGTTGCAAACCTCAAATAAATCTTCAG GGGTATGTGATTGGAAACCCGATAACAAACTTTGATTTTGATAATAACACTCGCGTTCCATTTGCTCATGGAATGGCACTCATATCTGATGAACTCTTTGAG TCGATGAAGAGAAGCTGTGGAGGAGACTATTTTCATGTGGATCCTCTTAACACTGAATGCTTGAAACTCGTTAACGACTACAAGAAG TCTGTCTCTAGAGTACATGAAGCAAATGTTCTACAATCAAACTGTGACAAAACATCTCCTGATTGCTAT ATGTATCGGTATTCACTATCCGAATACTGGGCTAATAGCGACAGTGTACGCACCGCACTTACAGTGGCGAAg GGGACTAAAGGAAAATGGGAGCAATGTAACTGGAGCTTGAATTGCAAGCAAGACATTCAAAGCAGCATACCATACCATATGAATAACAGCATCAAAGGCTATCGATCTCTCATCCTCAg TGGTGATCACGATATGACAATCCCTTTCATTGGAACTCAAGAGTGGATAAGGTCTCTAAACTTTTCCATTATTGAGAAATGGAGGCCATGGATGATACAAGATAAAGTCGCTGG ATATACCCAAACTTATGCTAATAAGATGACATATGCCACTGTGAAA GGTGGCGGGCACACGCCAGAGTATAAACCAGTGGAGAGCTTCATCTTGTTCGAGAGGTGGATAAGTGGACAAACTCTCTAA
- the LOC103840311 gene encoding berberine bridge enzyme-like 11, which produces MENILVFCLLLLSSVSVATSQSVIDSATFLRCIVRQGLNPPDQTSEVTYIPTNSSFATVLRRRIPNLRFDKPTTPKPLAVVTVKNWSQIGTALACSRELSVQVRIRSGGHDFEGLSYTSTVPFFVIDMFSFRSIDLNLTEGTAWVDSGATIGELYYRIAEKTNVFGFPAGLTPTLGVGGHFSGGGYGTMMRKYGLSVDNVVGSGIIDSNGNIYTDRVSMGEDLFWAIRGGGAASFGIVLGYRIRLVPVPERVTVFTVGKTVGEGALDLIMKWQSFAPSTDRNMFVKLSLKIVNGTKPGEKTVLASFIGMYLGGSSKTLNVMNRDFPELKLKRTDCTEMRWIDSVLFWAGYPIGTPTSVLLDTAVAKKLFMKRKSDFVKQPISRTGLDLILKKLVQVEKVEMNWNPYGGRMGEITSSRTPFPHRAGNLFNIEYLIDWSEAGDAVEKDYLSRAREMHGFMTPYVSSNPREAYLNYRDLDIGSGGNSTTYEGGKVYGAKYFKDNFERLVNIKSIYDEINFWRNEQSIPVRK; this is translated from the coding sequence ATGGAAAACATACTCGTGTTCTGTCTGCTGCTGCTCTCCTCAGTTTCAGTTGCAACGTCACAGTCCGTGATTGATTCGGCCACTTTCCTCCGATGTATCGTACGACAGGGATTGAACCCGCCGGATCAAACCTCTGAAGTCACCTACATCCCAACAAACTCCTCTTTCGCCACCGTCCTCCGCCGCCGCATACCCAACCTCCGGTTTGACAAACCCACCACCCCGAAACCCCTGGCCGTCGTCACCGTCAAAAATTGGTCGCAAATCGGAACGGCGCTGGCATGCTCTCGCGAGCTCTCTGTCCAGGTCAGAATCAGAAGCGGAGGCCACGATTTCGAAGGACTCTCTTACACCTCCACAGTCCCGTTCTTCGTGATTGACATGTTCAGTTTCAGATCGATCGATCTAAACCTCACCGAGGGAACGGCTTGGGTAGATTCGGGCGCCACCATCGGAGAACTTTATTACCGTATCGCAGAGAAGACCAATGTCTTTGGATTTCCAGCGGGTTTGACTCCGACGTTAGGAGTTGGTGGACATTTCAGCGGTGGAGGGTATGGAACTATGATGAGAAAGTACGGCTTGTCCGTGGACAACGTTGTCGGATCCGGAATCATTGATTCAAACGGGAACATCTATACCGATCGAGTTTCAATGGGCGAAGATCTTTTCTGGGCGATTCGAGGAGGTGGAGCGGCGAGCTTCGGCATAGTGCTGGGATACAGAATCCGACTGGTCCCGGTGCCGGAGAGAGTTACGGTGTTCACGGTCGGAAAAACCGTCGGAGAAGGAGCTTTGGATCTTATAATGAAGTGGCAGAGTTTCGCTCCCAGTACAGATCGGAACATGTTTGTGAAGCTGTCGTTGAAAATAGTCAACGGTACGAAGCCTGGTGAAAAGACGGTCTTAGCCTCCTTCATTGGGATGTATTTAGGTGGGTCGAGTAAGACGTTGAACGTGATGAACCGGGATTTCCCGGAACTAAAGCTGAAGAGAACCGATTGTACCGAAATGAGATGGATCGATTCGGTACTGTTCTGGGCCGGTTATCCCATCGGTACACCAACTTCCGTATTGTTGGACACGGCAGTTGCGAAAAAGTTGTTCATGAAACGTAAATCAGACTTCGTGAAGCAGCCGATTTCGAGAACCGGTCTCGATCTGATACTCAAGAAATTGGTGCAAGTTGAAAAGGTTGAAATGAATTGGAATCCCTACGGAGGAAGAATGGGTGAGATCACGAGTTCGAGGACTCCATTCCCACACAGAGCAGGAAACTTGTTCAACATTGAGTATCTTATAGACTGGTCGGAAGCTGGAGATGCGGTGGAGAAGGATTACTTGTCACGTGCACGAGAGATGCATGGATTCATGACCCCGTACGTCTCTAGTAATCCGAGGGAAGCGTATCTTAATTACCGTGATCTTGACATAGGGTCAGGTGGTAATTCAACCACGTACGAAGGAGGTAAAGTCTATGGAGCTAAATATTTCAAAGACAACTTCGAGAGGTTAGTGAATATTAAATCCATCTACGATGAGATAAACTTTTGGAGGAACGAACAAAGTATTCCGGTTCGGAAATAA